From the Lysinibacillus fusiformis genome, the window ATATTCAAGCGACAAACAAAGAGGCAACTTCTGTATTTTTGAATGGCGCCAAACATATTAGTGAATTCGCTAAAAGTATTCATCAATTGAAGGGCTTGCAGCAATTTATTCATGTTGTAGGTTATATGAGTCCATTTGATGATAATAATAGCAAGGTTGCGATAGATGTATTTAAAGAAGGAAACAAATTTTTAAAAATAAAAAATCCATATGAGAAAACAAAATTTTTAGCTGATCTTTATATCCGTCAACAGGCATCAGCAGTAGGTTATCCGCTGTCTGTCATTAATCCGCCAACTGTGGTTGGGAGTAGTAAAACAGGGAGTACAGAGCAGATAGCAGGATTAGGTTTGCTTGTGACAAGTATGCGAAGAGGGCTCATGCCAGTGATTCCTGGAGGTAAGGGATATAGGTTGCCACTGATTTCAAACGATGAGTTTGCGAAGTTTATTGTGCAGGTTTTCAAATTGGAGCAGCCGGCTATTCAAACATATACACTTGTTGATGACAAAGAGAACGATCCGAACATTGCTGAATTACTAAGTGTTATGTCGGAAAGTATGAATATGAGGGCACCAAAAATCTCTGTTCCAATGCCGCTTATGAAAACAATAATGAAAAGTGGAGTAAGTAAAATAACAAACATTCCTTCTGATGGACTGAATTTTATCACAAAACGAACATTTTCAAATGGTTCGGTGAAAAACATGAGGGGGGGAGATTGGTTTAAGAAGAGGAGTGTCATGAACTTTTTCCCTGCCGTAGTAGCTGATCTGGATTATCGATTGATGTATCAAAATGGAAAGCATCATCATTTATTTGAGCGAACATTATGCGATAACAATACCCTTTACCAATTACAAGGAGAGGGGAAACCGTTTATATTATTACATGGTTTATTGAGTGATGGAGAGGATTTATTTCCTTTAGGAAAAGAGCTTCATGAAAAAACAGGCCGTCCTGTATGGATCATGGATCTTCCTGGTTTGGGACGTTCTCCTTTTAAACGAGAGAAAAATCTTTTAAATATCTATTTGAATGTAGTAAAAAAGTTATTGGAGAAAGCTACTAACGGTGCCCATCTAATTGGTCATTCATTTGGTGCGTATATTCTTTTGGAAGCATTAGTACAAAAGTACATAGATAAGAAGTATACAATTACTTTACTTCAGCCACCTGTTGCCAAAAAAAATGCCAAATCAATAAATGTTCCTCAATTTATAAACAAATGGACATTGAAATTCGCAACTACTAATTTGATAGAGCGTTATTTATTAAGTAATGGTTTATTTGAAAATATGGAGAGCATCCCTGAACATTATATTCAAAAAATAAGTAAAAGTTTTACTTCTCCTAGAATTTTAAACACTACCGTTCAGCTTAACAGTTTACTATCGAAAAACGTTCAAGGTGATTTCAATGAAGTAACAAAGTATAATCTTCACATTATTTGGGGGGATTCTGATAGAGGCTACTCTGCTCCTAAGCATCTGGGTAAGGTTGATCTTGTTCCATATGGTCATCATTTTCCTCTTAACCATCCGAGTGAAACGGCTAATTTGGTCATAAAAAAAAGTAATGAATTTGCAAAAGAAGCTGAGATCTTGCTTCGGTAAAACTACTATTTAGTGTCCTTTCTACAGGTAGCAGTGAAAATTACTGATATATTACAGCCGAAAAAGTATACACCTAACCAGTTGTCGAAATTTATTTGACGACTGGTTATTTAGTATTGTTCTTCAGAAGAAATTATAATGAACTTCCATGTTGTTTATTATAAGTAGTTGAAGTTATAGGTAAACTCAAATGTAATCAAAATTATGCTGTTAATTAAATTTTTCAAGTAAGTTGAAAGAGTTGGTGTTACTGCGTTGGAAATTTATATCAAAGATATGCTTAAAATCTTACCTAGATCCAAAGTTTTTCATCTAGTTCAAGAGCTGTTACTAGAAGATGAATTGCTTTACATTGAGAGAACGCTTGAAAAGCGCTTTGGTAGACCTCAAGTGAAAATAAAATATGCACAAACGACGAAATGAATATGAAATTGAAGGGAATTTTAGGAACTGCATAAATTTTTATGCAGTTTTTTCTTTACTTTCAAATAATTATTTTGTAAGATAAAGCCAACTTCAAAAGTGGCCAGACCACTTTTGAATTCATTCAGTAAGAGACGCCATCATCTGAAGGTGGTGGATTTTGTTTCTTTATAGTAGGTATCCAAACACCTATTGAATGAAGATAAAGCCTTTGGATGCATTGTTTATCTGCGCGAAAGGAAAGCGACAGCGATCATTATGCCAAGGCGAATAGATTGACCAAGGAGTTGATCGTATGGATAAAAAAACCGAACAAAAGAAAGTGTTTTTAGATATCTTCCAACAATTACGACAACTTATTAAAATAGAAAAAATACAGGCTGGTGAAAAGTTACCCTCCGAAAGAGTCCTTTCAGAACGTCTAGGTGTCGGGCGATCCTCTGAGAGAGGCATTGCGAAGTTTAGAATTGTTAGGTCTTATTGACAAGAGACATGGAGGAGGTACATTCCTAGCTTCAACACAAAAGCATCAGCTCGTAGAAATGGTTGTTTATATTAGAAGATGAAAAATCAAAAAAGGATGTCGAATTAACGCGACAAATTCATGAAAAGGAAGCCATTCGCATTATAAGTTGTACAGATACTATGCGAGCACTACCAGTGTAGGACAGTGT encodes:
- a CDS encoding GntR family transcriptional regulator, yielding MDKKTEQKKVFLDIFQQLRQLIKIEKIQAGEKLPSERVLSERLGVGRSSERGIAKFRIVRSY
- a CDS encoding alpha/beta fold hydrolase; the encoded protein is MRTVFLTGGTGFIGKQLVNELVKEDVNILLLVRSKSKATHIFQERGILKEENMHFIEGDLTKIDLGLSAEDKELVLKTDVMIHAGGSMDIQATNKEATSVFLNGAKHISEFAKSIHQLKGLQQFIHVVGYMSPFDDNNSKVAIDVFKEGNKFLKIKNPYEKTKFLADLYIRQQASAVGYPLSVINPPTVVGSSKTGSTEQIAGLGLLVTSMRRGLMPVIPGGKGYRLPLISNDEFAKFIVQVFKLEQPAIQTYTLVDDKENDPNIAELLSVMSESMNMRAPKISVPMPLMKTIMKSGVSKITNIPSDGLNFITKRTFSNGSVKNMRGGDWFKKRSVMNFFPAVVADLDYRLMYQNGKHHHLFERTLCDNNTLYQLQGEGKPFILLHGLLSDGEDLFPLGKELHEKTGRPVWIMDLPGLGRSPFKREKNLLNIYLNVVKKLLEKATNGAHLIGHSFGAYILLEALVQKYIDKKYTITLLQPPVAKKNAKSINVPQFINKWTLKFATTNLIERYLLSNGLFENMESIPEHYIQKISKSFTSPRILNTTVQLNSLLSKNVQGDFNEVTKYNLHIIWGDSDRGYSAPKHLGKVDLVPYGHHFPLNHPSETANLVIKKSNEFAKEAEILLR